CTGTGGTTACAAACTTTGAGGAGAGAGCAATAAGTAACAACCTGATAAAATACAAGCTCAACAGCCGGAGAAGCTTTAGCTTTAACCTCTGGAAAGGAATCCTCTGAATCCAAACATTTGATCGAGAATTATCACGATGGCCATAGTGAGAGATGAGTCGAATTCTAGCTCCACGATCAGTCGGAAGACATCAAGGCCAAGGGCAATGCCTTGGGCAGATTCCTTTCTCTTGATCTCCGCCATCTGCTGTCTGTTGTGGTCATAGATGGCGCAGCATCGCTCTGAGTAAGAGCCCACGATGTCATAGGTGAGGCATGCCTTGGCACCAGAAGTGCATGGAGTCACTCGTGCCATCCCCTTTGAGAGCCAGAGGTTCGTGCGCTTCTTGACGGCAAACTGAGGATTGGCGCTCTCATCACCATTGTAAATCAGCCAGTGATCTCCAAGACTCAGCTTCTGCATGGTATAATGATATCAGAAACCATAACTTATGACACTAGCAACACACTTTTGTCAAAGATGCACAAATACATGAGAAAAGTTCCAAACTTGTACTTTGTGTCTTTGTCAAACCAATTCATAATCACGCCATAATTTTTAGTGTAAAAACAGATCCTTTGAACTACTCCAGAACACCTATCGCATGATCTTCTTTAAAACCATCAGACATCATAATATACATTAACAACAGCCGCACCCACAGGCGAAAAAGtctctgtaatttttttttttcagaaacaaTCTAAAATTCAGATAACAAAAGCAACGTAAGAACTTAAAATTTTCTGGGTTCTGCACATCTTTAAAACAGGTCAAGTATCTATGAATTCAGAACATGATGCGGCATAAAAACGATCCAACAGGAAATAAATAGAGCTCAAGAAACCACCTGAACGCCAAAAAGGCTAAAAATTTAAGAGATGGATATATTTTTTCATGGCAATTCCACTTAATCCCTCAAGTTCTGATTTCCGAACAGAAACCGATCGTGATAAAATCTAAATTGACCGACAGGAAATCCAT
The genomic region above belongs to Zingiber officinale cultivar Zhangliang chromosome 11A, Zo_v1.1, whole genome shotgun sequence and contains:
- the LOC122030895 gene encoding protein LURP-one-related 8-like encodes the protein MTKVHPNASPAVPPSYESESPCGSGGKPAEAVVFTVWRKSLLFNGNGFTVFDAQGNLVFRVENYSAGSRNEFVLMDAAGKPLLTIRRKKLSLGDHWLIYNGDESANPQFAVKKRTNLWLSKGMARVTPCTSGAKACLTYDIVGSYSERCCAIYDHNRQQMAEIKRKESAQGIALGLDVFRLIVELEFDSSLTMAIVIILDQMFGFRGFLSRG